GAGCGATGAAAGGACGCCTCGCAGGTGGTCTCGTCCCGGCCGTGCAGTCCCGAGAACTGAAACACAATGCTGACGGCTCCCAGCTGCGTGATATTGAATTAATCCCGCAGTGAGCCCGCGGCACGCACAATTTGTGCGCACTAACTTCGTATTAATCGGTGTCTTTCTAGCAGCAGAGTTGGGAGATGGCGTCCACCTCCGGGGACAAAAACGGCGAGATCGCGTGAGACAACTCGTTCGCCGTGCGGGTTTGAACCATTGAACGCGTATCGATCGGTGCTAACGCTCGGTAACGCGTGACGACGCTAATGTGACGACAATTACTTAATGATTATTGCGGCTACTAAGAGCATTCCGtgcggtttgttttggtgttgATTCCTCTTTTGAGCGCGAGGTTACGTGGATTGGTTGAACACTTAGAGACTGATACCTTTTACAGCACTCCACTATGGGCTGTAAACATCTACTAAGCTATGCCGATGGCTTCCAATGTTAGTATACATCAGAGATAGCATGCGTCGTACATTACAACGAAATTCGTAAACATTCCAATTACCCAGAGAGGGTGCAAAACAATGAATTTGTGTAAGCAATTTAGTAAATTATCATCGTCAGGCGTCGCCCCCTTCCATCTGGCTTGCaagacatttaaaaaaaaacagagaaacaAAATTAAGCTCCCCAAGACACCACCGCTCAAGACGTCACCGATGGCTGCGCACACAGTGACACATCGCTGCACGGGTCGCTCTTTCCGGAAGGTTCAAACGCACGACGCCCTCTGGGCTAGTGTGTATCCCGCTTCCCTCGGTCGGACGACCCTCTGGGCCCTCTACACACTAACCTGCGGCATTCAACCTGTTCTTCTTCTGGatcgtcccccccccccccctcctcttgTTGAGCATCGTTAGTTTAGCTTCATCACTTCTTTTCTCCCGCTCGAGCGTGCACAGAcatttgctctctttctcattcTCCCTGCAGCTTCATCTCGCAGCGACTTTCTTTCGCACGCGCGCTCGTGTGTGCGCCGTATACGCACGTTCATCTGCCAGCGCCAGCAGTGGGCCAACGCTCCGGTCGATAGCGCGGGGCACCAGTTCGTGGTTCGTGGTCGTACCGAGCGGATGCACTGTGCTTCTCGTGCGCTGTCAGCTGTATTCCCCGTTTCGCTTCGCTGAAGTCCGCGTCGGGCTTGAACTGTGTGTCTTGGGGGAGGCTTTAAGTAACCCGGCGGTTTGTGATTGTGTTTGGCGGGGCTTCGGAAAATCGAACGCAGTGGAACGCGCGTAGTGCATAACAccttgaaacaaaacaaaaagctttgCTGAGTGAGGGTGGTGCTTTTGGGGAAAAAAGTGCTGCCGATGGTGCAATCGTGAGTGTGACAGAAGCAAAACAAGATAAAGTAATACAATTGGAAGGAGAGAAAAACGTGAAAAACACATCATACTGGTGGTGAGGTGTGGTTacaagtaaaaataaaaacacggtGCAGTGATTGGAATTGGAAGCGTGACTAAGAGGCAGGTACGGTACAGCTGCAGGTCAACATCCAATCGTGAAAGTGCACACCCAATCGAAGTGCACCAAGTGCGGTCGGGAAGTGCAAAAGTGAATAAACAGCACGTTCTTTTCGCGTCGGAACAGCTCTTGCAGCaataaactgtgcaaacaACCTTGTTTGGCTTGCAGGTGCTTGGGAGCAGCAAGATAAACCAATATTTGCCGGCGATCTTCAACTGGCAAGCGGTACTTGGGGCGTGTAAGTATGGTTTAATTTTCCACTGTTTGGAAAAGAATGTTCTCATATATCCGTATAATCAAACATAATTTGCTAAAAACCGAAACCACACATCCAATAGTGCTCGAACCGGTGCATGAAATTAATATTCTACAACTCCCGAACCGGTACCAGAGGGGTAATCATTTTCCCGCTTGAGCACCGAGGTAACGGTCTAGAACCCAATTTTGCTCGCCAGATATGTGCGGATCTTTAATGCTGGAAAACTTCTGCAGCTCGTTCTGTGGGGCAATTATTCACCTCCTTGCATGAGATATGATCCAACACTTTCGGATGTTATTCTTCAATGAATAAGCTTGCAACAACTCGCCACCAAGCGATACTGGTTTAAAGATACTGTACTCTTCGTTTCTGGTTCTATTTCTGGATCCCTTTACGGGACGTAATATCGATCACTAAAGCCTCTGATATCGACGCACGCACTCCTACCACCATTCGGCTAACCTATCGCTAGTGGCCTCCCTTCTTGTGACCCCACTTCTTGTGATGGTCCTTGCCGCCCTTCTTGCCAAAGTCCTCCTTGTGGCTCCAGTGCTTATCGTGCCCGTGCTCCTCCTTGTGTCCCTTGTGGTCGTGATGGTGCGAGCCCTTCTTCTTGTGGCCCTTCTTGCCATAGTGGTCATGGTGATGGCCAGCCTTCTTGTGTCCGCCCTTCTCCGAGCCACCCTTCTTGTACCCGTGCTCCTCGTGGAAATCGCCATGCTTCTCATCGAACGCCTCGTCGTGATCCTCGTCGAAGaactttttctccttcttgaACTCGTCCTTCTTGTGGATCTCGTGGTGGCCCTTCGTCGAGTGTCCCTTCTTGAAGTGGCCGCTCTCCTCGAACTTGTGCCCCTTCTCGCCCTTCTCGCCCTTCTTGCTCTCGTGATGATAGCCGCCCTCGTCGTGGTGCTTCTTCTTGTGGCCGCCCTCGTCGTGGTACTCCTTCTTGTGGCCCTCCTTATCGTGGTGGCCCTTCTTGCCCTCGTCGtgctcctccttcttcttgtATCCCTTTTCGCCCTTCTCGCCGTGGGACGAATGCTCCTCCGAATGGTGGTCCTTGCCACCGCCGTGCTTCCACTCCTTGCCGTGGGGGCGGGCTTGCGTCACCAGCACCACGCAGCTTATCACCAGCAGCAAGCATAACGTTGCTTTCCGCACCATTTTGTTCCTGTTCGCACCACGCTGTTGTTCACCACTGACTACTGATCGCACTACTGATACACTACCCTTCGCTGCAAGTGATCTTTTATACATGCGTTGACAAAAATGCCCAATTTCCCCACGGTGCTGGAGGTGTCTGTGAGCCCTTTTTCCACCATTTGTTTTGGGACGTAGAGAAAgatagtatgtgtgtgtaaaagaGAGAGGGGACTTTTGGTTTAGATTTGATAGACAAATTTGCGTAATTTTCGCAGTACGTGAAGTGACTTTTGCTCAAAAAATCACCCACATCGGTAACTTGAGCGCGACACCAGCGCCGAACTCTTTCTGGCACATTGTGTTCAATCAACCGAATGCATGGAAATTGCTGCAATAGAGTAAATTGATTTGCGCTGCGGCTGTTGCAGCGGGTTTCGCTCTCACATCCTCTGCGGCTAGGAAAACTAAAATAGAAAAACTTTGTCCAAACGAGCGAGCGGTTGTGTCGCGGTTCGAGAGATTGCTAGCTCGAGCGGAGTTTGATTTCTTCGCATCGAGTTGCACAATAGCACCAGCCGAAGGTAGACCGTACCTTGAAAGTCTGATGAACCAAACCGTAGCTGCGACGCGTACGACTTGCAGTGATTGAATTTGGtgagaaaattaaaacaacatcGTTTGGCAGGCACAAAAGTGGCACAAAAGTTTAATGAGAAACATTCTAAGCCTCTCTGAGAGGGCAAGAACGTAAATTAGAGATGCATACTGCGGCGCAAAGTTCAGTGATTCATATCGCCACAGCTATATATTCGcgagggttttgttttgcatcgctaaaaacaaaaccccagcTAATAGTACCCGCTGGGCACACTTATCGGACAATGGCACCGAAGCAGtcattcatcatcatcaccatccaAACCACAACAACGATGCGCACCCGCAGCCATTCTCAAAAGACGAATCTCATGACTCCGTGATGAGCAGCGGAAGCGTTTCGCGCGGTTCTGCCGCGGGTATCAACCCTTCTGCCCGACCGACACGCCATGTTCTTGCCCGATAAAACCCCCATTAGCGACTACACCGTGAGACATTCCCGTTCGCTCCCGGGGGAGGAAACAATGACACCGAGCATTAGAACAGCACAAAGAGAAGAAACAGAAGGGATGTTGTATTTTCATGTGTACACCTTCCCCCAAAAAACGGTGTTTCGGGATGAAGAATCATAAAAGAAAAGTGTACCACACAGTAGAACTACGGAGAAGGGAGGTTGGGCGTTTTGTTTAAGCTTTTTGCTTTGGCAAGCGCTGGGTAGGAGTGAAAGAATTAGTGGGAAAGGCAAAAGAAAAGCGCCCAGATTAGCTTTAGGTGATATCCACTAATCTGAGGTCATTTACCGCTTGCACATAAATGAGCAGCCTGGGATGGGATTTCAAGCTAGCTGTGAATGTTCTCAGCAATTTCAAGCGTTCTAGTAGCAAGAAAATTGCATGGTACTTCAGGAGTTCTTCAAACTATGAGTTAAAGATCTCAAAACTGTCCTAAACATAGTACCACACTTCATTGTACACTTGATGGTTCACTACAATAATTGAAAAAGGCTTTGCAAGGAATAGTGAACTTTTCTGAAGAATTAAAAGTGCTACACCTGTTTTGAGGCATGAAAAGCGGTAATCCAGTTACCGCGCGTATGTGTCGGATGAGTTTCAACGCCTGTTTTCCGCTTGTTTTCACGAGAACGGCCCATTCTTACAGCTCTCATCCCAAACAGAGCGGCTAGAATTCGACTTCCCCGAAACCTTCAACGATCGTCTGTCAATCAAGAAGTTGCAAATGCCggaaagaaggaaacaaaaaatctcaTTACAACCAATTTCCCGCATTACCGTATCGATAACGGAGCAAGAATTCTTCCAGCGTCCAACGTTCGTTGAGGTAGCGTGGCCTCCTTATCGTTAGAAGTTACGCATGGTTCGGAATGGAGGGGGGAAAATCAATCGAACAGCTTTTGCACCATGTTGCGGATAGATCATGCAACAACCGTTTTACTATTTCCGGTCCCTGGAACACGGGTTTTCGCCCTCCATCCCATATGGTCCCATTGGTTGCGGAGAGTCATCTCGCTGTGCCTGAATTTCCTTTACACCATTACTCCATAAATCACTGCGTCATCTCCACCATCCGAAGTTGGGCCCTTGGCTCGACGGTGGTAATTATCCTCCAGCAGCTGTCGATCTAGCGACTCGCTTTCGGTCAGCTCAGCGATCTTGGTCACGCACAATAAACCCCCACTTCCGAGGCATTTTCTCTACCAACCGAGGCGAATGCAAAATGTGCCCTGATGCTTCACATATTATACGGACATCTTGAAGTGCTGCCGTCACGCCACGCGCTAGGGCCCGACCGTGCGCTAGGAGGTCACACCATCCGATTTATGTTGCACAATTTGCACTCAAAACCAGCGTGTGGATGTACAATGGGGTGGTGAACGAGCATGTAAAGgcgtaaaaaaacaacagcggAGCAACCAGTTCATGGCGGCAAGATCGTTTAGAAGCTCGATTGTATCGATCTGCGTGCGGAGAGGGCCCCGATTTTGGCCAAATTTTTCAACCATTCGACGGAGGTTACTGGTTGCATCATAATCGATGGGTCCATAAGCGTAACACTTAACTAATTACACTCCCTGCCGCGTACCTTTGGGGATCACGGCGATGCCTTCGATTTGTAAGGCACATTAAGTGTGGGGAAGGAATTTACGAGGTGTGTTCGTCCAGCGCTCGCCCCATAATCGTAATGTGGTGTATCGAAATTTTGAATGCAAaagcagtagcaacagcagcagcatccaaaGTTTTCGCACACCTCATTCACACGGCGCCGGTGTGGCGTTGATTGCACGCGGAAATTAAGCCAAATCGATCACCGCACATTACACCATAAACGATGAGTCAAAATTTAACAGCTTCCGAGGATTAATGATCTGCGCTGGAGTTGGCTGCAAGAAGATAGAAACAAAAGGGGAAGAAGAGGATCAACAAACGCCGtttgaaaatgcaaaacatcgGAATACCATCCGTCGGATGGTAGGCATTTCCCCTTGGAAGATAGCGTGTGATAGGTTTATTGGATGCGTAAATCAATAACCGTGAGTTTCTTGTGCGCACTGGTTTTTATAACCCCACGCAGAAGCTCCCATTCCCACCTGAGCGCCACCCAGGCTCAGGTTGCAGACTAATCACGGGCAATgccgtgtgttttttgttttgcttttattcaACCCTCTTTGCCTGCGATGATGCTAATGAAGCCTATCAATTTCGGAACAAGGTGAAAGAAGGCTCATCACACTTTCCACGCGCTTTCTTCTCCACTGTGCAGCAAGCGCTGAGCCGACGGATGGCAATGCGTGATATCTCGGGGTGCAACTTGTTCAGTGGGTCAGTGGGCCGGTCGTCTGAGGTGGGATAATCTAATAAGAGTAACATTTAAGCAACAATGCTTGGTAATCGATGGTGGTGGCTGGTTGAGCAAAAAGTCGGCGTATTGGTATGTTGCTTAACCCTGTTTATGGTGTTAATGGCAGGGGAGGCTAATTTCTCGAGAAGCATGTGGAAAACAGAGTGAAGTTGATAATGACACGCGTTGTGAAGTTGCTGGAAGTTGGTAACCCAATGAAGCCTAAGTATCAACGCCAATAAAATTCCTCTCCTAATTACTACAACTTTTGAATCGGAATCAACTTCCGCTGTATGCCATTCTCTTGGCAACTACCCATAAAATTCTCGTACATCTCGTGAACAAACCTGACGACTGGAGGTAAACATTCCGTTAGCACGATATGATCTTGCACGCTTCGGTGTTGTCCTCGTTCCCATCTTGTCCAGTCCattggttggttttgttgtcTTCACTGCTCCCACTTTTCTCCCATAATTGTAATTGATGTTACGAGCTGTGGAGTGGAAGAGAAGATGCAGATGCACTGAAGGCACGGTACAGCAAAGGCCCGTCAAATGCAACAGGCCAACCGGCAAACATGACGCGGCGACGATGAAGAGCGCATTACATAACCCGATCGCatgtctttttttccttcattatCCACCTTACCCATTTACCGATGCCCCTTCGTACCCCATCGTTCGAATTCCCATGGGGCTGaggctttttgttttacttctctCCACCGCAAACACACTCCATTCAtgagtgtttgttttaaaattacacTCAACTTCAAGTGGGTAGGAAGTCCTCATCATACAGCGCAAACCGACTCtggaggaaaagaaaactaaACAGCCGCTTTCAGCACACCGAGGCGGTGGTACAAGCATTGACAAGTAGCTGATTATCATGCGATCATACCTCGTGGGTGGTTGGGACGTGAGAATACCGCTGATAGTGGATGCGGGAAGCTGGGATTTTTTCTTGTCTAACGTTGCTATCGGGACCATATTCTTCCGCTGTGTTGTGACAAAACGTACAAGATGCTTCATGGCATACCTGTCAGTAGATGTACTGCAGACGACAACAGAAGATCGCGATCGCAGCGATACCGGATCTTCACATCTTAACACTCTACTACTCTGTTTCGCCAAACATTCCAACTGCGTTCACACATTTTTGCCAACCCAAACCACCAACTCTCATCTCAATAAACCGTTACCGTCGCCGGTAGCACACTCTGATCTGGATACGATCGATTTCCTCCGCTACTTTATACCACCCAGATGCGACGGGTAGAGGCTGCGCAGttatgattgttttatttattgtctTGACACCTCGGTGCGACTTGCGGTACCCCTGGCCCGGGGCGGGCGGTAATAAGCTTTCCCAGGGAATTTTCTCCACACCGGTTCCTGGTGAAAAGTGGGACAAACTTGTCAATACATCTTCGTCCCGCTTTGCAGGTGGGAGAGCAAACGTTCTGTTTCGAGCAGCGGGGGAAATGGAGTTCTACTTCTTCCCGAGCCAATCGGTTGGATTGGTTATAATTGTAAGGCTATTTAATTAAAGACATTACTGCTGccgacgacgaagacgacgatgTTGCACTAAGTGCGCGTGCTTAAACGATTCTTGCCGCTGGCGCAATGCTGCTGGGAACTAGTTCAAGATCGTCTGGAATCTTGAGATGCCCGGGGTAGAGCCAACCCACAATCCTCCGATCAGCTCGGAAAGATCATTCAACTTCTAGCTCGGCTGTTCACATTTCGGATCACAGTTGTGCGCATACCATGGCACAGATGAAGTCACTTAACGCTTCGGTCACGACCACTTGCCGTGGCGTGAATAATGGATATGGCGTAGGAGACAAATCGATCAaacggcgtttttttttttcgtggtgGCGCGTGGTGAGAAGATCGTGCCCGACGGTACGGTTGTACCGATCGTGTCGATAATGAAATGCACGGAATTGAATTGTTGACGTTTATTGAGTGTTTTGC
This is a stretch of genomic DNA from Anopheles merus strain MAF chromosome 2R, AmerM5.1, whole genome shotgun sequence. It encodes these proteins:
- the LOC121590251 gene encoding histidine-rich glycoprotein encodes the protein MVRKATLCLLLVISCVVLVTQARPHGKEWKHGGGKDHHSEEHSSHGEKGEKGYKKKEEHDEGKKGHHDKEGHKKEYHDEGGHKKKHHDEGGYHHESKKGEKGEKGHKFEESGHFKKGHSTKGHHEIHKKDEFKKEKKFFDEDHDEAFDEKHGDFHEEHGYKKGGSEKGGHKKAGHHHDHYGKKGHKKKGSHHHDHKGHKEEHGHDKHWSHKEDFGKKGGKDHHKKWGHKKGGH